One window of Bdellovibrio sp. ArHS genomic DNA carries:
- a CDS encoding ABC transporter ATP-binding protein, with protein MKPESAVSLRDVKKSFDGGKEFVLKGINLEIPKGSLTAVIGFSGTGKSVMLKHLLGLFKPTSGTIEILGTDISTLSQDELTKFRCKFGVLFQSAALFDDMTVLENVCFPLFEHRRDLKEAQVLRIAEEKLQQVGLESKHYHKLPSQISGGMQKRTGLARALALDPEILIYDEPTTGLDPILTEMVDNLILSTHKLRAGATTSIMVSHDLSAAFRIADYIAMLDSGRVLLFGTPEDFFNTDIELVKRFVTKGMKHQ; from the coding sequence ATGAAACCAGAATCGGCAGTGTCCTTAAGGGACGTCAAAAAATCCTTTGATGGTGGTAAAGAGTTTGTTCTTAAAGGAATTAATTTGGAAATCCCGAAGGGCAGTTTGACGGCGGTCATCGGTTTTTCGGGGACCGGAAAAAGTGTGATGCTGAAGCATCTTTTGGGATTGTTTAAACCCACCTCTGGCACCATTGAAATTTTGGGAACTGACATTAGCACTCTTTCGCAGGACGAGCTGACAAAGTTTCGCTGTAAGTTCGGTGTGTTGTTTCAGTCCGCCGCACTTTTTGACGATATGACGGTTTTAGAGAATGTTTGTTTTCCTTTGTTTGAACATCGTCGCGACTTGAAAGAAGCCCAGGTCCTTCGTATTGCCGAAGAAAAGTTGCAACAAGTCGGTTTGGAGTCCAAACATTATCACAAGCTTCCCAGCCAAATCAGTGGCGGTATGCAAAAAAGAACGGGTCTAGCTCGGGCTCTCGCCCTAGATCCAGAAATCTTGATCTATGATGAGCCGACCACGGGTTTAGATCCCATTCTGACTGAAATGGTGGATAATTTGATTCTGAGTACTCATAAGTTGAGGGCTGGTGCGACGACGTCTATCATGGTGTCCCACGATTTGTCCGCCGCATTCAGGATTGCCGACTATATTGCGATGTTAGATAGTGGCCGAGTTCTATTATTTGGTACTCCAGAGGATTTCTTCAACACTGATATCGAGCTCGTGAAGAGGTTCGTGACTAAAGGGATGAAACATCAATGA
- a CDS encoding MlaD family protein, translated as MNWLRAAEFKVGLLVVVVGSLIAVMSMQVSDDPSYLGRSKKAWFLLPNAGGLVKNSAVRSAGIPVGVIKNISLQDGKARIDITVKSDVPLTTSASIEVKAQGILGDKHVEVYPGSPTDPPLEDNAQILIVRDGGSLDNLMTQVSEVTTSLKEVAKNLQEATSEDGTRKHVLGRIVKNIETLTGDLAQMTTENKDKIGDIVDDIHDVTSSLKEVMNDKSETGLKETWKRLSNSVKNLDEITSKINKGEGAIGKLVSDEQTAESVSSAIDGLSGLMDSANRIQTAFDFRGEYLNEVGATKSYIGVQIQPGLDRYYYIAVVDDPAGVVETTDYKRTGTGPESPADYTERKTYHNQIKFTALFAKNFWDLTLKGGLIENSGGFGIDYFFFRRKLKFTLEAFDFENTNVRSSLNYTLYRGIYLTAGVNDAFNQSERRSSYLGAGLFLTNDDLKLLLTKAPF; from the coding sequence ATGAATTGGCTTCGCGCTGCAGAGTTTAAAGTAGGTTTATTAGTTGTCGTGGTGGGATCTTTGATCGCCGTCATGTCGATGCAGGTCAGTGATGATCCTTCCTATCTTGGTCGTTCAAAAAAAGCCTGGTTCTTGTTACCCAATGCCGGCGGATTGGTTAAAAATTCGGCGGTTCGTTCTGCGGGGATTCCAGTCGGTGTCATTAAAAACATTTCTTTACAGGATGGCAAAGCCCGCATTGATATCACCGTGAAATCGGACGTCCCTTTAACGACGTCAGCGTCGATCGAAGTGAAGGCTCAAGGTATTTTGGGTGATAAGCACGTGGAAGTTTATCCGGGTTCGCCGACAGATCCCCCTTTGGAAGACAACGCGCAAATTCTTATCGTGCGTGATGGCGGGTCCTTGGACAATCTGATGACGCAAGTTTCGGAAGTGACGACATCGTTAAAAGAAGTTGCGAAGAATCTACAAGAAGCGACATCCGAAGATGGCACTCGCAAACACGTTTTAGGTCGTATCGTAAAAAACATCGAGACCCTGACGGGTGACTTGGCGCAAATGACAACCGAAAACAAAGACAAGATCGGCGACATTGTGGATGACATCCACGACGTGACCTCTTCTTTGAAGGAAGTTATGAACGACAAAAGCGAAACCGGTCTGAAAGAGACTTGGAAACGCCTGTCAAATTCGGTGAAAAATCTGGACGAGATCACCTCCAAGATCAACAAGGGTGAAGGCGCCATTGGTAAATTGGTCAGCGACGAACAAACGGCGGAAAGTGTTTCGTCGGCGATCGATGGCCTGAGCGGTTTGATGGATTCTGCCAATCGCATCCAAACGGCGTTTGATTTCCGTGGTGAATACTTGAACGAAGTGGGCGCAACGAAGTCTTATATCGGTGTGCAAATCCAACCAGGTCTAGATCGTTATTACTATATTGCTGTGGTCGATGATCCCGCGGGCGTCGTTGAAACAACGGATTACAAAAGAACCGGCACTGGTCCAGAGTCTCCGGCGGATTACACAGAACGGAAAACCTATCATAATCAGATCAAGTTCACGGCTCTTTTCGCGAAGAACTTTTGGGACCTGACTTTGAAGGGTGGTTTGATCGAAAATTCCGGCGGCTTCGGTATCGATTACTTCTTCTTCCGCCGCAAATTGAAGTTCACATTGGAAGCGTTTGATTTTGAAAACACCAACGTTCGCAGTTCTTTGAACTATACTTTGTATCGCGGTATTTATCTGACGGCCGGTGTCAACGATGCCTTCAATCAGAGCGAAAGAAGATCCAGCTATCTAGGAGCCGGTCTTTTCCTGACGAACGACGACTTAAAACTTCTTTTAACGAAAGCACCATTCTAA
- a CDS encoding Mpo1-like protein, which produces MKSLKQWFSEYGESHQNPTNQVIHKICVPLIFFSIIGLLIQIPFALGPTRLGEVLIAVALGWYMTLGALPFLVMVVQVVLSYALTYAVSRLGNPVFILSAIFVLAWLGQFKGHQIEGKKPSFFKDLQFLLIGPLWVVKSFFWKG; this is translated from the coding sequence ATGAAATCCCTGAAGCAATGGTTTTCTGAATACGGTGAAAGTCATCAGAATCCAACGAATCAGGTGATTCACAAAATCTGCGTTCCTTTGATTTTCTTTTCCATTATTGGCCTGCTGATCCAGATCCCCTTTGCCTTGGGCCCCACTCGCTTGGGGGAAGTGCTCATTGCTGTGGCGTTGGGATGGTATATGACCCTGGGGGCTTTGCCTTTTTTAGTGATGGTAGTGCAAGTGGTTCTCAGTTACGCACTAACTTATGCAGTGAGTCGTCTAGGAAATCCTGTCTTCATCTTGTCGGCTATATTCGTTCTGGCGTGGCTCGGACAATTCAAGGGTCATCAGATTGAAGGGAAAAAACCTTCATTTTTCAAAGACTTACAATTTTTATTGATCGGCCCTTTATGGGTTGTGAAATCTTTCTTTTGGAAGGGTTAG
- the rpsD gene encoding 30S ribosomal protein S4, with protein MKRTGKTPRFKRQRRLLTELPGMGKAGALERRPYPPGQHGLQRRKYSEFALQLEEKQKIRFHYGLREEQFRRIINKAQKSASTNWVEALVNLLEKRLDNVVFRLGFAASIPAAKQLISHGKVLVNGKKVNIASAIIRVGDKIRLKDEAYENQVYLQAKQAPRLPLPTFMVKEEVAGKEEGRLTDEPNLEAVPFAFEPGLVIGYYSMRG; from the coding sequence ATGAAAAGAACTGGTAAAACTCCACGATTTAAAAGACAAAGACGTTTACTGACGGAACTTCCCGGTATGGGGAAGGCGGGCGCTTTGGAAAGACGTCCTTATCCACCAGGGCAGCATGGCTTACAACGTCGTAAGTATTCCGAGTTTGCCTTGCAACTCGAGGAAAAACAAAAAATCCGTTTTCATTACGGATTGCGTGAAGAACAATTCCGTCGCATCATCAACAAGGCTCAAAAGTCCGCTTCTACAAACTGGGTAGAGGCCCTTGTCAATCTATTGGAAAAGCGTTTGGACAATGTGGTCTTCCGCTTGGGATTTGCTGCAAGTATTCCAGCAGCGAAGCAGTTGATTTCGCATGGTAAAGTTTTGGTGAATGGTAAAAAAGTGAATATTGCTTCCGCGATCATTCGTGTTGGCGACAAAATCCGTCTGAAAGACGAAGCCTACGAAAACCAAGTTTACTTGCAGGCGAAACAAGCCCCGCGTCTGCCGCTTCCGACGTTCATGGTAAAAGAAGAAGTGGCCGGTAAAGAGGAAGGGCGTCTGACGGATGAACCGAATTTAGAAGCAGTTCCCTTTGCCTTCGAACCGGGTTTGGTCATCGGTTATTACTCGATGAGGGGTTAA
- a CDS encoding HD domain-containing protein, translating into MERKSIQSLQDKDGVDMTFLVKEKHVGVGKNGRPFMGLQLGDASGSLDARLWDRVDELAKEFEVGDIVKIKGLIQIFQNRKQLVVHRLERVDSSTVNFEEFIPKSSRNTEDMLVELLNMVRTMKNDHLRQLILDTLEDPEIRPKILKAPAAKSIHHAWTGGLLEHVLSICKIMDFMGSHYPFLNRDLLLFGAIYHDIGKLWELSYDNGISYTDRGRLIGHMQIACELVDKKASRILGFNEELRDICKHIILSHHGKLEYGSPKRPKFLEAMVIAMVDDFDSKVATLKTLVDAERGSGEKWSRYNELFDRYFLLDDMNEKLNG; encoded by the coding sequence ATGGAAAGAAAATCTATTCAAAGTCTTCAGGATAAAGATGGCGTGGACATGACCTTCTTGGTGAAGGAAAAGCATGTCGGTGTAGGTAAAAATGGACGGCCATTTATGGGGCTGCAATTAGGCGACGCCTCGGGCAGTCTGGATGCACGCTTGTGGGACCGCGTGGACGAGCTGGCAAAAGAATTCGAAGTCGGTGACATTGTTAAAATCAAAGGGCTTATCCAGATTTTTCAAAACCGCAAACAGCTTGTGGTGCATCGTTTGGAAAGGGTGGACTCGTCCACCGTGAATTTTGAAGAATTTATCCCAAAGTCTTCGCGAAATACGGAAGATATGTTGGTGGAGTTGTTGAACATGGTACGCACCATGAAGAACGATCACCTTCGGCAACTGATTCTCGATACCTTGGAAGACCCTGAGATTCGTCCGAAGATTTTAAAAGCTCCGGCGGCAAAATCCATTCATCATGCGTGGACGGGGGGACTGCTTGAACATGTTCTTTCGATCTGCAAGATCATGGATTTTATGGGATCGCACTATCCCTTCTTGAATCGGGATCTCCTTTTGTTCGGGGCTATTTATCATGACATCGGGAAACTGTGGGAGCTGTCCTATGATAACGGGATTTCCTACACGGATCGTGGTCGCCTGATCGGGCACATGCAGATTGCATGTGAGTTGGTCGATAAAAAGGCCTCTCGCATTTTGGGTTTTAATGAAGAGCTACGGGACATCTGTAAACATATTATTCTCAGTCACCACGGCAAGCTGGAATACGGTTCCCCGAAGCGACCTAAGTTTTTGGAGGCCATGGTGATTGCTATGGTGGACGATTTTGACAGCAAAGTGGCGACACTAAAAACTTTGGTGGATGCGGAAAGAGGTTCTGGCGAAAAGTGGTCTCGCTACAACGAGCTCTTTGATCGCTACTTCTTGCTGGATGATATGAACGAGAAATTAAATGGTTAA
- the epsC gene encoding serine O-acetyltransferase EpsC produces MVNGILEFLRTYKNYDPAAKSLWEIALLYPGPKALFFHRIAHACYKVELFFLGRLVAEISRLLTGIEIHPGATIGKRLVIDHGMGVVIGETAVIGDDCIIFHGVTLGGLKFDPVKRHPTVGNKVLIGTGAKVLGPINVGEGALIGANAVVTKDVPPGATMVGPLSTQK; encoded by the coding sequence ATGGTTAATGGTATTCTAGAGTTCCTGCGCACGTATAAAAACTATGATCCCGCGGCAAAATCTCTTTGGGAAATTGCGCTGCTTTACCCGGGCCCCAAAGCCTTATTCTTCCATCGCATTGCCCATGCCTGCTATAAGGTTGAATTGTTTTTTTTGGGACGTTTGGTGGCAGAGATTTCAAGATTGCTTACGGGAATCGAGATTCATCCCGGCGCCACGATCGGAAAACGCCTGGTGATCGATCATGGTATGGGGGTCGTCATCGGCGAAACTGCCGTGATCGGCGACGATTGCATCATCTTTCATGGTGTGACTTTAGGAGGTCTGAAGTTTGATCCCGTGAAACGTCACCCCACTGTGGGCAATAAAGTTTTGATTGGCACCGGAGCCAAAGTTCTGGGACCCATTAATGTCGGTGAGGGCGCTTTGATTGGCGCGAATGCCGTCGTCACGAAAGATGTTCCGCCAGGAGCCACGATGGTAGGACCTCTCTCAACTCAAAAGTAG
- a CDS encoding tetratricopeptide repeat protein, which translates to MSTDNVNDSEKNWLIKSSTRILGPFTLSEVTEQLRTKQVSIIDEVRQPEGRWSYIRENKIFMDIVKNIREEQDSASEQTMTQSIAHHTMTRTDVIPVTDDLTPTPVPPNLDLTPPPVREAGFKDVTPVRETPVPRATAAPSAARSYGASGDSRLQGKLRQKSNVLRWVLIAASLAIAGVVVVALSQKGKKKSLGYEELMAQAVRYKTLGLYEKSLQTYLKATQIKEPDAESQVQMAAVLISEDRQSLLGRRILERALVKEGRSRAEIVDAYLGIAVSYMMDGDLKQAEDTLQKAIGHEPFNISALLNLAIIQQKKGNYAEAMRDFDTIHRKNPQSVLALFGRAMATVEYAKANSDAGALQNLIRDIKNNIQKTGYLRQELLLFNVYAQNLLGDVDGVNQAVVQFLSQMPGQARNYTHPLHVEWRFTQWDYLEKYCDEIYQKQPPNPELKALRAVCLMEINRDSDAAKLLHEAMAEAPKDAYVLSTQASYMAKIGRLPEATAILKMPELASLSVKDLLSGDICINTGDVACAQKAYTEAYNKDKQSASALYGLAWVMMRNNDRSSAYDYVRAGLQSEPNFLPLLELRDQLEYE; encoded by the coding sequence ATGAGTACAGACAACGTGAACGACAGCGAAAAGAATTGGCTCATTAAATCCTCAACTCGGATTCTGGGACCTTTTACGCTGTCTGAAGTCACGGAGCAGCTTCGTACCAAGCAAGTTTCTATCATCGACGAAGTCCGCCAACCTGAAGGACGTTGGAGTTATATTCGGGAAAACAAAATCTTCATGGATATCGTAAAAAACATCCGGGAAGAGCAAGACTCGGCCTCCGAACAGACGATGACTCAGTCCATCGCGCACCATACAATGACCCGTACGGATGTCATTCCCGTGACGGACGATTTGACGCCGACACCAGTGCCACCGAATTTGGATTTGACGCCGCCTCCAGTACGCGAAGCCGGTTTCAAAGATGTCACTCCGGTACGTGAAACCCCGGTGCCTCGCGCGACCGCAGCCCCTTCGGCGGCAAGAAGTTATGGCGCTTCTGGTGATTCGCGTTTGCAGGGTAAACTTCGTCAGAAATCCAATGTCCTTCGTTGGGTTTTAATCGCGGCCTCCCTGGCCATTGCCGGGGTTGTCGTTGTTGCGCTTTCGCAAAAAGGCAAAAAGAAAAGTCTGGGTTACGAAGAACTGATGGCGCAAGCTGTTCGCTATAAAACGCTGGGTCTTTATGAAAAGTCTTTACAGACTTATCTGAAGGCGACGCAGATTAAAGAACCTGATGCGGAATCTCAGGTGCAGATGGCAGCTGTATTGATTTCTGAAGACCGCCAAAGTTTGCTGGGACGGCGTATTTTAGAAAGAGCCCTCGTGAAAGAAGGCCGCAGTCGGGCCGAGATCGTGGATGCCTATCTGGGGATCGCGGTTTCTTACATGATGGACGGGGATCTTAAGCAAGCCGAGGACACCCTTCAAAAAGCCATCGGTCATGAGCCATTTAATATTTCTGCTCTTTTGAACTTAGCTATCATCCAACAGAAAAAAGGCAACTACGCCGAGGCGATGCGTGATTTCGATACGATTCATCGTAAAAATCCGCAGTCGGTTTTAGCCCTTTTTGGCCGAGCGATGGCGACGGTCGAATACGCCAAAGCCAATTCGGATGCGGGTGCTTTGCAAAATCTGATTCGTGACATCAAAAACAATATTCAGAAGACGGGTTATTTACGCCAGGAACTTCTGCTTTTTAATGTCTATGCGCAAAATCTTTTGGGCGATGTCGACGGCGTCAATCAAGCCGTTGTCCAATTCTTAAGTCAAATGCCTGGTCAGGCCCGCAACTACACGCATCCTTTGCATGTAGAGTGGCGCTTTACCCAATGGGATTACCTGGAAAAGTACTGTGACGAAATTTATCAAAAGCAACCGCCGAATCCAGAGTTGAAAGCTCTACGTGCGGTGTGTTTGATGGAAATCAATCGTGATAGCGATGCTGCCAAACTTCTGCACGAGGCGATGGCGGAAGCGCCCAAGGACGCTTATGTGCTTTCCACTCAGGCTAGTTATATGGCCAAAATCGGCCGATTGCCTGAAGCCACGGCTATTTTAAAAATGCCTGAGTTGGCTTCACTGTCGGTCAAAGATCTGCTGAGCGGTGACATTTGTATTAATACCGGTGACGTCGCGTGCGCGCAAAAGGCCTATACCGAGGCTTACAATAAAGACAAACAAAGTGCTTCCGCACTTTATGGTTTAGCTTGGGTTATGATGAGAAATAATGACCGCTCTTCGGCCTACGATTATGTTCGAGCAGGTCTTCAATCTGAACCTAATTTTCTGCCGTTGCTGGAGTTGAGGGATCAACTGGAGTACGAATGA
- a CDS encoding ABC transporter permease, protein MTLADRFYIIISGIGAFTLKKVRDAIAETGEIAMFFSESVRLIFAKPSRFPEIIRHMEFIGNQSVGIICLTGVFTGLALSFQLYLGFKLFNAVNMVGPTVALGITRELGPVLTGLIVAARAGGAMAARLGTMRVNEQIDALDVMGVNTKQYLIAPRLVAAVICMPLLVAVFDFVAMLGSYFLCVKLVALDEAVFWQKIADFIEVKHINEGLFKGMIFGVYFAVICTFRGFNTKGGAKGVGDATNQGVVQSMVGIIILDYFATNLIRFYYNVMGIS, encoded by the coding sequence GTGACCTTAGCGGACAGATTTTATATCATCATCTCGGGCATTGGCGCCTTCACTTTAAAGAAGGTTCGCGATGCTATCGCCGAGACCGGTGAAATCGCGATGTTCTTCAGCGAAAGCGTCCGTCTGATTTTTGCAAAGCCTTCGCGTTTTCCCGAGATCATTCGCCACATGGAGTTTATCGGCAATCAGTCAGTGGGGATCATTTGTTTAACGGGTGTGTTCACAGGGCTGGCACTTTCATTTCAACTTTATTTGGGTTTTAAGCTGTTCAATGCTGTGAATATGGTCGGTCCGACAGTGGCCTTAGGAATCACGCGAGAGTTGGGACCTGTTTTGACAGGGTTGATCGTCGCGGCGCGTGCCGGAGGAGCCATGGCGGCACGTTTGGGAACCATGCGCGTGAATGAGCAGATCGACGCCCTTGATGTGATGGGTGTAAATACGAAGCAATACTTGATTGCCCCACGCTTAGTCGCAGCCGTGATCTGCATGCCTTTATTAGTGGCTGTTTTTGACTTCGTGGCGATGTTGGGAAGTTACTTTCTATGTGTGAAACTGGTTGCTCTTGACGAGGCTGTTTTCTGGCAAAAAATTGCGGACTTTATCGAAGTGAAACATATCAATGAAGGTCTGTTCAAGGGAATGATCTTCGGTGTGTACTTTGCTGTGATCTGCACATTCCGCGGCTTTAACACCAAGGGCGGCGCCAAAGGGGTCGGTGATGCCACCAATCAAGGTGTCGTCCAAAGCATGGTCGGTATCATCATCCTGGATTATTTTGCCACGAACCTGATTCGCTTTTACTACAACGTCATGGGGATTTCATAA
- the hrpB gene encoding ATP-dependent helicase HrpB yields MAQLFSLPIDSFVPAIQEKLKSENNLVITAAPGAGKTTRLPPALLNVVTKKVIVLEPRRMAAIAAAHRIAEEQGWQIGREVGYQVRFANKTSKDTRLIFMTEALLARQMIQDPELQDVDLVILDEFHERSMHVDLALGLLRELQELGRDIKILVMSATLEADKISSYLGDCPIFSVPGKLFELEVRYQKSSQHLQTFPNFYDTLLQTVKEAQTQTDKDILVFLPGVGEIDRAQNTLQAWADTKNIELVPLHGSLNIEDQRRALQKSSRQRVVLSTNIAESSVTIDGVNTVIDSGLAKNMKQDHRTGFSRLELGRISLSSAIQRAGRAARQFPGVCYRLWNKHDELSFSKSEIAEIQRVDLTESLLFLSAQGVTDFEAFSWFEKPATVAIQNATRFLKISGALGENGKITDLGKRILHFPLPVRLAKLMLVGMDLHATELASEMAALLQERDILKKESTNSFLGDNLECDLSARLEVLHQFRKNKRAPKEAAFFALQTVDQSARQTEELAKRLASKGENAAISAAGRSTPGDGTTVRNILLRAYADRLCRRRGKSERALMVGGRGVKLQAESLVKTSEFFVALNGVEGSSDAETVVSLACGFDKDFILQNFKDSITKVKDVTFIEDKGQFFTREYRSVFGLALDEPTLTPASADDIADKLPQILAEKMDLVLKTNEKLSDWWQRLQFLENQEAQNLDLENLQIEAFTQASLGESKMQTVMEKDLVFFFENVFPEKVVQTLRKELPDKIQVPSGSHIKVHYPLDKAPYLEVRIQEVFGMMETPKVYFGKIPLTFHLLGPNYRPVQVTANLESFWKNGYPEVRKELRIKYPKHQWPEDPADGTPEAKGRRRF; encoded by the coding sequence ATGGCTCAACTGTTTTCACTTCCGATCGATTCGTTCGTCCCCGCCATTCAGGAAAAACTGAAGTCTGAAAACAATCTTGTTATTACCGCAGCCCCGGGGGCCGGTAAAACAACGCGTTTACCGCCCGCCTTATTGAACGTGGTTACAAAAAAAGTTATCGTCCTAGAGCCACGAAGAATGGCGGCGATTGCCGCCGCTCACCGCATCGCCGAAGAACAAGGCTGGCAAATCGGTCGCGAAGTCGGCTATCAGGTGCGTTTTGCCAACAAAACCTCTAAAGACACCCGATTGATTTTTATGACCGAGGCCCTCTTGGCTCGCCAGATGATTCAGGACCCTGAGTTGCAGGACGTCGACCTAGTCATTCTGGACGAATTCCATGAAAGATCCATGCACGTCGATCTGGCTTTGGGGCTTTTACGCGAGCTTCAGGAACTGGGCCGCGATATCAAAATTTTAGTGATGTCAGCAACCCTAGAGGCCGATAAAATCTCGTCTTATCTGGGAGACTGTCCCATCTTCAGCGTTCCCGGCAAGCTGTTTGAACTAGAGGTTCGTTACCAGAAATCTTCGCAACATCTGCAAACGTTTCCAAATTTTTACGACACGCTTCTGCAAACTGTGAAAGAGGCCCAAACCCAGACGGACAAAGATATTTTGGTATTCCTCCCCGGCGTCGGAGAAATAGACCGCGCACAAAACACTCTGCAAGCTTGGGCGGATACAAAAAACATCGAACTTGTCCCCCTGCATGGCTCTTTAAACATTGAGGATCAAAGAAGAGCTTTGCAGAAGTCTTCTCGCCAGCGGGTCGTCCTTTCGACCAACATTGCCGAATCCTCGGTCACTATTGACGGTGTGAATACCGTGATCGACTCTGGCTTGGCCAAAAATATGAAGCAGGATCACCGCACCGGCTTTTCTCGATTGGAATTAGGACGCATCAGTCTTTCCAGTGCGATTCAACGAGCCGGACGGGCCGCCCGTCAATTTCCCGGCGTTTGTTATCGGCTTTGGAATAAGCACGATGAACTATCTTTTAGTAAAAGTGAGATCGCCGAGATTCAGCGCGTAGACTTGACCGAAAGTTTGTTATTCTTAAGCGCCCAGGGAGTGACGGACTTTGAAGCTTTTAGCTGGTTTGAAAAACCGGCCACTGTCGCTATCCAAAATGCGACCAGGTTTTTAAAAATTTCAGGCGCTTTGGGCGAGAACGGCAAAATCACCGACCTCGGAAAACGCATCCTGCACTTCCCCCTTCCCGTTCGTCTGGCAAAACTGATGTTGGTCGGAATGGATTTGCATGCGACCGAGCTGGCTTCGGAAATGGCCGCCCTTCTTCAAGAGCGTGACATCTTAAAGAAAGAATCCACGAATTCTTTTTTGGGAGACAACTTAGAATGCGATCTTTCCGCCCGCCTGGAAGTTCTTCACCAATTTAGAAAAAACAAGCGGGCACCGAAAGAAGCGGCATTCTTCGCTTTACAAACCGTCGACCAGTCCGCCCGGCAGACAGAAGAGCTGGCGAAGCGTCTGGCAAGCAAAGGCGAAAATGCCGCCATCAGTGCCGCAGGACGAAGCACACCAGGCGATGGCACCACCGTTAGAAATATTCTTTTAAGAGCCTATGCGGACCGCCTTTGCCGCCGTCGTGGAAAATCCGAACGAGCTTTGATGGTCGGCGGACGAGGGGTGAAGCTTCAAGCAGAAAGTTTGGTTAAAACTTCCGAATTTTTCGTGGCCCTGAATGGCGTGGAAGGAAGTTCCGATGCGGAAACCGTCGTCAGTCTGGCCTGCGGTTTTGATAAGGACTTCATTCTGCAAAACTTTAAGGACAGCATAACGAAAGTCAAAGATGTGACTTTCATCGAAGATAAAGGTCAGTTCTTCACGCGCGAGTATCGTTCTGTGTTCGGTTTGGCATTGGATGAGCCGACCTTAACACCGGCCTCCGCCGACGATATCGCAGACAAACTTCCGCAGATCTTGGCGGAAAAGATGGATTTGGTTTTAAAAACCAATGAAAAACTTTCTGATTGGTGGCAGCGACTTCAGTTTTTGGAAAATCAAGAGGCCCAAAATCTGGATCTTGAAAATTTGCAGATAGAAGCTTTTACCCAGGCCAGCCTGGGCGAAAGCAAAATGCAGACCGTAATGGAAAAAGACTTGGTCTTCTTTTTTGAAAATGTTTTTCCGGAAAAAGTTGTTCAGACTTTAAGAAAAGAGCTTCCCGATAAAATCCAGGTTCCCAGCGGCAGCCACATCAAAGTTCATTATCCTTTGGACAAAGCTCCTTATCTGGAAGTGCGTATTCAAGAGGTCTTCGGCATGATGGAAACACCTAAAGTGTATTTTGGCAAGATCCCGCTGACATTCCATCTATTAGGGCCGAATTACCGTCCCGTCCAGGTCACTGCGAATCTGGAAAGCTTCTGGAAAAACGGCTACCCTGAAGTTAGAAAAGAATTGCGCATTAAATATCCCAAACATCAATGGCCCGAAGATCCCGCGGATGGCACCCCCGAAGCCAAAGGTCGACGGCGTTTTTAG